The following coding sequences lie in one Lolium perenne isolate Kyuss_39 chromosome 2, Kyuss_2.0, whole genome shotgun sequence genomic window:
- the LOC139835688 gene encoding uncharacterized protein, whose product MSSSGDSSTSSAALPASAVPTAPPPFIPPQLAAILAASHNASQMAASTSSRPLYLGSSQFASGFFPTPPPYAPTPIAPPQLPSAPPASLDTALAAPAAAPPASRDTVLAALDAMASPVVTTTAHPAVPAASLAADGPGAGPYQLTHLITVRLTQDNYLFWRAQILPLLRSRHLEGFVDGSHPCPPRLVPAVTATGAQVSAENPAYRIWVAQDQAILSALQSSLTEGVAGLGTLADSFSAHSSARASALRQQLHECKKLDSSAHVYFNKIKTLADTLSAIGQPLRDTEFTDFVLHGLDQDYDNLVEAVRGRETMSPRDLYSRLLSTEQRVNARHAELHAADPHAHAAYRGAPSGGYRPPRPPAGPPAPPPMGGGGRPPSPSPPPRNDRRGRPNVDCQLCGIHGHYASRCHRRFKRDFLGIGNDGRGNEKQAAIAEQSSTGYPGAASHGGGGYTPSYPIDPAWYFDTGATDHMTNEAGRLHAQEPYRGRDQVRTADGSGTGRGAHLELLHAPAPPASATADCDVDRCMPHAAGTRPEGSSSASPGPVGSSPAWPTDPGPSSPSASPERSSPPASPARPSPLASPGRSTPPASPSPSSPGSASPGSVPGSTPPPSTSTEPGSPPPAPSPASLAEARTAPPPAPAIHRPHTRSRSGIHRPKERTDGTVAWIAASVAHAQSDPTAEPRHYQAALGIPHWRAAMDLEIKALRDNGTWQLVSPRSGLNVIDSKWVFKVKRHADGSIERYKARLVAKGFKQRYGLDYEDTFSPVVKPTTIRLLLSLAVTRGWSLRQLDVQNAFLHGVLEEEVYMRQPPGFVDPDRPQHLCRLVKALYGLKQAPRAWYARLGSALRAHGFVPSTTDTSLFILQRPEVTMYILVYVDDIILVSSSVAATNRLVLAPSSDFAVKDLGKLHYFLGLEVTYPQDGLALSQQKYSQDLLRRAGMLECKAATTPMSSTETISATDGILLSADGATDYRSLVGALQYLTITRPDISYAVNRVCQYLHAPREPHLTAVKLILRYVRSTATYGLHLRPAPSGVLSAFSDADWAGNPDDRRSTGGYAVFFGPNLIAWSARKQATVSRSSTEAEYKAVADATAELIWVQALLRELKISHRQPPVLWCDNIGATYLSSNPVFHARTKHIEVDYHFVRERVAKRFLQIKFISSKDQLVDIFTKPLSLPLFIGCRRNLNLLSTSGHS is encoded by the exons ATGAGCTCCTCTGGTGATTCCTCCACCTCTTCCGCTGCTCTGCCTGCTTCCGCGGTtcccaccgcgccgccgcccttcATCCCGCCTCAACTTGCGGCCATCCTCGCCGCCAGCCACAACGCAAGCCAGATGGCTGCGTCCACTTCGTCACGCCCCCTCTACCTTGGCTCGTCGCAGTTTGCCTCGGGCTTCTTCCCCACGCCGCCGCCCTACGCGCCGACTCCGATCGCGCCGCCGCAGCTTCCGTCGGCGCCCCCGGCTTCGCTCGACACTGCCCTGGCTGCGCCCGCTGCGGCGCCCCCGGCCTCGCGCGACACTGTCCTGGCTGCGCTCGATGCGATGGCCTCGCCCGTCGTCACCACCACGGCGCATCCTGCCGTACCCGCGGCTTCCCTGGCCGCTGATGGCCCGGGCGCTGGTCCTTACCAGCTCACGCACCTCATCACGGTGCGTCTCACACAGGACAACTACCTGTTCTGGCGGGCGCAAATTCTGCCGCTCCTTCGCAGCCGTCATCTCGAAGGCTTCGTCGATGGGAGTCACCCGTGCCCGCCTCGCCTCGTCCCCGCGGTCACCGCCACCGGCGCCCAGGTCTCCGCCGAGAACCCTGCGTACCGCATCTGGGTCGCACAGGACCAGGCCATCCTCTCGGCGCTTCAGTCCTCCTTGACGGAGGGCGTCGCCGGTCTG GGCACGCTGGCGGACAGCTTCTCCGCCCACTCCTCCGCTCGTGCCTCCGCGCTTCGTCAACAACTTCATGAGTGCAAAAAGCTTGACTCCTCCGCGCATGTCTACTTCAACAAGATCAAGACCTTGGCCGACACCTTGTCCGCTATTGGGCAGCCGCTCCGTGACACGGAGTTCACGGACTTCGTCCTTCATGGTCTTGACCAGGACTATGACAATCTGGTCGAGGCGGTGCGGGGTCGTGAGACTATGTCCCCTCGGGACCTCTACTCGCGCCTCCTCTCCACTGAGCAGCGTGTCAACGCCCGTCATGCCGAGCTACATGCGGCTGATCCGCACGCCCACGCTGCCTACCGTGGGGCCCCTAGTGGTGGCTATCGTCCTCCTCGCCCTCCTGCCGGCCCGCCGGCTCCGCCGCCTATGGGAGGTGGTGGCCGTCCAccctctccatcgccaccgccccgCAACGACCGTCGTGGCCGCCCTAATGTTGACTGCCAGCTCTGTGGCATCCATGGTCACTACGCCTCCCGCTGCCACCGTCGCTTCAAACGCGACTTTCTCGGCATCGGCAACGACGGACGCGGCAATGAGAAGCAAGCTGCCATCGCCGAGCAGAGCTCCACGGGCTACCCTGGCGCTGCCTCTCACGGTGGAGGCGGGTACACCCCGTCCTACCCGATCGACCCCGCTTGGTACTTCGACACAGGGGCCACCGATCACATGACCAACGAGGCTGGCCGACTCCATGCGCAGGAGCCATACCGCGGCCGTGACCAGGTCCGCACCGCTGATGGTTCAG GTACTGGACGCGGTGCTCATCTTGAGCTCCTTCACGCCCCTGCGCCACCGGCATCTGCTACTGCCGACTGCGACGTCGATCGCTGCATGCCCCATGCAGCGGGCACACGCCCCGAGggctcctcctcggcctcccctggtCCAGTTGGCTCGTCGCCCGCGTGGCCGACTGACCCTGGGCCGTCCTCGCCTTCCGCGTCGCCTGAGCGGTCGTCACCGCCCGCGTCGCCTGCGCGGCCTTCACCGCTCGCGTCGCCTGGGCGGTCGACACCGCCCGCGTCGCCCTCGCCGTCCTCACCTGGGTCGGCCTCGCCTGGGTCGGTCCCTGGCTCTACTCCGCCACCGTCTACCTCGACGGAACCAGGGAGCCCGCCTCCTGCACCATCACCTGCCTCTCTCGCCGAGGCACGTACTGCTCCACCTCCAGCCCCGGCCATCCATCGCCCGCATACGCGCAGTCGCAGCGGCATTCATCGGCCCAAGGAACGCACGGATGGCACTGTGGCTTGGATtgctgcatctgtggctcatgcgCAGTCTGATCCAACTGCGGAACCGCGACATTATCAGGCTGCATTGGGTATTCCTCACTGGCGTGCTGCCATGGACCTTGAGATTAAGGCTCTCCGTGACAATGGTACTTGGCAGCTGGTCTCTCCTCGCTCCGGTCTCAACGTCATTGAttccaaatgggtcttcaaggtCAAACGGCATGCAGATGGCTCTATTGAGCGGTACAAGGCCAGACTCGTTGCTAAGGGTTTCAAGCAACGGTACGGCCTTGACTACGAGGATACCTTCAGTCCTGTTGTTAAGCCGACCACTATTCGACTGCTGCTGTCCCTTGCTGTCACTCGTGGCTGGTCCCTtcgccagcttgatgttcagaatgcattTCTGCATGGTGTTCTTGAGGAGGAGGTCTATATGCGCCAGCCTCCTGGGTTTGTTGATCCTGACCGTCCTCAGCATCTCTGTCGCTTGGTGAAAGCACTGTATGGGCTCAAGCAGGCTCCCCGTGCTTGGTATGCTCGTCTGGGTTCTGCACTTCGTGCTCATGGTTTTGTGCCCTCTACTACTGATACGTCACTGTTTATTCTTCAGAGACCGGAAGTTACTATGTATATTCtggtctatgttgatgatatcatccTTGTCAGCTCCTCTGTCGCGGCGACTAATCGTTTGGTTCTGGCTCCCAGTTCTGATTTTGCTGTCAAGGACCTGGGCAAACTTCACTATTTTCTTGGCTTGGAGGTCACTTATCCTCAGGATGGTCTCGCTCTGTCTCAGCAGAAGTACTCTCAGGATCTCTTGCGCCGTGCGGGCATGTTGGAGTGCAAGGCTGCTACTACTCCCATGTCTTCCACTGAGACTATTTCTGCTACTGATGGGATCCTTCTGTCTGCTGATGGTGCTACTGACTACAGAAGTCTTGTTGGTGCTCTTCAATATCTTACCATCACCCGCCCTGATATTTCTTATGCAGTTAACCGTGTCTGCCAGTATCTCCATGCTCCTCGCGAGCCTCACCTGACAGCTGTCAAGCTTATTCTGCGTTACGTACGCTCTACTGCTACCTATGGTCTTCATCTGCGGCCGGCCCCCTCTGGTGTACTCTCGGCATTCAGTGATGCGGATTGGGCTGGTAACCCTGATgacaggcgatccacggggggataTGCTGTGTTCTTTGGTCCAAATCTGATCGCCTGGAGTGCTCGCAAACAGGCCACTGTCTCTCGGAGTAGCACTGAAGCTGAGTACAAGGCCGTTGCTGATGCTACTGCTGAGCTTATTTGGGTACAAGCTCTTCTTCGAGAGTTGAAGATCTCTCACAGACAGCCTCCTGTCCTTTGGTGTGACAACATCGGCGCTACATACCTTTCATCGAATCCGGTATTTCATGCCCGAACGAAGCACAtcgaagttgattatcattttgtGAGAGAGCGTGTTGCAAAGAGGTTTCTGCAGATCAAGTTCATCTCCTCCAAAGATcaacttgttgatatcttcactaAACCTCTGTCTCTCCCTTTGTTCATAGGTTGTAGACGCAATCTTAACTTACTGAGTACCTCAGGCCACAGttaa